From a region of the Campylobacter sp. genome:
- a CDS encoding triose-phosphate isomerase gives MILAANLKCNHTRASFEQYAKALDEGLAGLISREDEILVFPPASAFCAKVKNFTQGAQNFYPAAHGSFTGEIGGDMLAEFDIKTVLIGHSERRAILGESAELIREKFSFAAAQGWRIVFCVGEDEAAFAQNRSEEFVATQLEGIDLKYPSLVLAYEPVWAIGTGRSAQCEQIERMLNFLRAKSPAPLLYGGSVNAENIAKICAIRGCDGVLVGTASWDASKFLELIRVVS, from the coding sequence ATGATACTGGCGGCGAATCTTAAATGCAACCATACCCGAGCTAGCTTTGAGCAGTACGCTAAAGCTTTAGATGAAGGCTTAGCGGGCCTAATTTCGCGCGAGGATGAAATTTTGGTTTTTCCTCCTGCTAGCGCATTTTGCGCGAAAGTGAAAAATTTTACTCAAGGCGCGCAAAATTTCTATCCTGCCGCGCACGGCAGCTTTACGGGCGAGATCGGTGGCGATATGCTGGCGGAATTCGACATCAAAACCGTTCTTATCGGACACAGCGAGCGGCGCGCCATTTTGGGCGAGAGCGCGGAGCTGATAAGAGAGAAATTCAGTTTTGCCGCAGCGCAGGGCTGGCGCATCGTTTTTTGCGTCGGCGAGGATGAGGCGGCATTTGCGCAAAACCGCAGCGAGGAGTTTGTAGCGACACAGCTTGAGGGTATCGATCTGAAATATCCGAGCTTAGTACTAGCCTACGAGCCCGTCTGGGCGATCGGCACTGGCAGAAGCGCGCAGTGCGAGCAGATCGAAAGAATGCTAAATTTCTTGCGTGCTAAAAGCCCCGCGCCGCTACTTTACGGCGGCAGCGTGAATGCTGAAAATATCGCAAAAATTTGCGCGATAAGAGGTTGCGACGGGGTGCTAGTGGGGACGGCGAGCTGGGATGCATCGAAATTTTTGGAGCTTATACGCGTTGTCTCGTGA
- the pgk gene encoding phosphoglycerate kinase translates to MGEILSIKDLKFKNGARVFIRCDFNVPMDEFCNITDDRRIRSSIPTIKYCLDEGCAVILASHLGRPKNGYEERLSLKPVVKRLSRLLEREIKFVSDVAGEEAGAAVNSLKKGEVLLLDNLRFEKGESKNDEALAKRLASYAEFYINDAFGVCHRAHASVEAITKFYDEAHKAAGFLLLKEIKFAKDLIKDPARPFVAVTGGSKVSGKLQALKNLLPKVDKLIIGGGMAFTFLKAVGYDIGKSLLEEDLIEEAKNILRNARELGVKIYIPVDAVAAPQCSQDAVTKKVTVQEIPSDWMGLDIGPATVALFKEALDDAQTIWWNGPMGVFEIDKFARGSLHISHAIADSDATTVVGGGDTADVVERAGNADDMTFISTGGGASLELIEGKELPGVRVLTAKTELR, encoded by the coding sequence ATGGGTGAAATTCTTTCGATTAAAGATTTGAAATTCAAAAACGGCGCGCGCGTTTTTATCAGGTGCGATTTTAACGTGCCGATGGATGAGTTTTGCAATATTACGGACGATCGTCGTATCCGTTCGTCTATCCCTACGATTAAATATTGCTTAGACGAGGGCTGCGCGGTAATTTTAGCCAGCCACTTAGGACGCCCGAAAAACGGATACGAAGAAAGACTTAGCCTAAAGCCTGTGGTAAAGAGGCTATCTAGGCTTTTAGAACGCGAGATAAAATTTGTCTCTGATGTCGCGGGCGAGGAAGCTGGAGCTGCGGTAAATTCGCTTAAAAAGGGCGAAGTGCTTTTGCTAGATAATCTGCGCTTCGAAAAGGGCGAGAGCAAAAACGACGAAGCACTAGCTAAGAGGCTTGCGAGCTATGCGGAATTTTATATCAACGATGCTTTTGGCGTATGCCACCGCGCGCATGCTTCGGTAGAGGCGATTACGAAATTCTACGATGAGGCGCATAAGGCGGCGGGATTTTTGCTGCTAAAAGAGATAAAATTCGCCAAAGACCTTATTAAAGATCCTGCGCGTCCTTTCGTAGCCGTAACGGGCGGCAGCAAAGTAAGCGGCAAGCTTCAGGCGCTTAAAAATTTACTTCCTAAAGTCGATAAGCTCATCATCGGAGGCGGCATGGCGTTTACGTTTTTAAAAGCCGTCGGATATGACATCGGTAAATCTTTGCTCGAAGAGGATCTAATCGAGGAAGCAAAAAATATTCTCCGCAATGCTCGCGAGCTTGGGGTCAAAATTTATATCCCCGTCGATGCCGTCGCAGCTCCGCAATGCTCGCAAGACGCCGTTACAAAAAAGGTTACCGTCCAAGAAATTCCAAGCGATTGGATGGGGCTAGATATCGGACCTGCGACCGTAGCGCTTTTTAAAGAAGCCTTAGACGATGCACAAACGATCTGGTGGAACGGACCGATGGGAGTTTTTGAGATCGATAAATTCGCTCGCGGCAGCCTGCATATATCGCACGCGATCGCAGATAGTGACGCCACGACCGTAGTGGGCGGTGGCGATACTGCAGATGTCGTCGAACGCGCGGGCAACGCTGATGATATGACTTTTATTTCTACCGGAGGCGGTGCGAGCTTAGAACTCATCGAAGGCAAGGAGCTGCCGGGCGTGCGAGTGCTTACTGCTAAAACGGAGCTGCGATGA
- the gap gene encoding type I glyceraldehyde-3-phosphate dehydrogenase, with product MAVKIAINGFGRIGRCAARIALSRDDVELVAINDTAKRELTRYLLQYDTVHGEFRKKVEILSDECIAVDGKKIRVYSTREPAELDFAGDGAEAVLECTGAFLTSEKCKPFIDNGIGVVVMSAPAKDDTPTFVIGVNEGAYAGQRVISNASCTTNGLAPIAKILDDELGIEKGLMTTIHAYTHGQSLVDVKAKDFRRSRAAALNIAPTTTGAAKAISKVLPQLSGKMHGQSVRVPVANVSMVDLTVLTRKQTSAEELNEIFRRYAAKEMKGILLVDDDSRVSSDFCTSEYSSIVASDCTQVIDGNLIKVMSWYDNEWGYSERLIDLALYAAKRRK from the coding sequence ATGGCAGTAAAAATCGCAATTAACGGCTTTGGAAGGATCGGTAGGTGCGCGGCTAGAATTGCGCTAAGCAGGGACGATGTGGAGCTTGTGGCGATCAACGATACCGCTAAGCGCGAGCTTACGAGATACCTGCTTCAATACGACACTGTTCACGGCGAGTTTCGTAAAAAAGTAGAAATTCTAAGCGACGAATGCATAGCCGTAGACGGCAAAAAAATCCGCGTCTATTCCACCAGAGAGCCTGCGGAGCTTGATTTTGCGGGCGATGGTGCAGAAGCTGTGCTTGAATGTACTGGTGCGTTTTTAACGAGCGAAAAATGCAAGCCGTTCATAGATAACGGTATCGGCGTAGTCGTAATGAGCGCGCCTGCCAAGGATGATACGCCTACTTTCGTAATCGGCGTTAATGAGGGCGCTTATGCAGGACAGCGCGTCATCTCAAACGCTAGCTGCACCACTAACGGCCTGGCTCCGATTGCAAAAATTTTAGACGATGAGCTTGGTATCGAAAAGGGTCTGATGACGACGATTCACGCCTATACACATGGACAGAGTCTAGTCGATGTAAAAGCCAAGGATTTTCGCCGTTCACGCGCCGCGGCTCTTAATATCGCTCCGACCACGACGGGTGCGGCAAAAGCGATTAGTAAGGTACTTCCGCAGCTAAGCGGTAAGATGCACGGACAATCGGTGCGCGTGCCGGTGGCTAACGTTTCGATGGTTGATCTAACGGTGCTAACGCGTAAACAGACGAGTGCTGAGGAGCTAAATGAAATTTTCCGCCGCTATGCCGCTAAAGAGATGAAAGGAATTTTGCTCGTAGACGACGATAGCCGTGTCAGCAGCGATTTTTGTACCTCAGAATACTCCAGCATTGTAGCTAGCGACTGCACGCAGGTAATTGACGGTAATCTTATAAAAGTGATGAGCTGGTATGACAACGAGTGGGGATATAGCGAGCGCCTCATCGATTTAGCCTTATATGCGGCAAAAAGAAGGAAATAA